From the Brevibacillus choshinensis genome, one window contains:
- a CDS encoding TetR/AcrR family transcriptional regulator has product MAKKTGEKYQAIIDAAVRVIARQGYHNAQVSKIAKEAKVADGTIYLYFENKDDILISLFNEKMGNFVETNRRHIAEASSIEQKLYVLVHAHFSQLSLDHDFAKVTQIELRQSNPHISEGIGNVMKQYFDLIDEVIREGIDKGIFHPDIDVRVARKMIFGTLDEVTTSWVMKQCKYDLVYHTESVHNLFLYGMKGK; this is encoded by the coding sequence ATGGCAAAGAAAACGGGGGAAAAGTATCAAGCCATTATTGATGCTGCTGTACGCGTCATCGCTCGGCAGGGCTATCACAACGCCCAAGTATCTAAGATTGCAAAAGAGGCGAAGGTAGCGGACGGCACCATATACCTCTATTTTGAAAACAAGGATGATATCTTGATTTCTCTGTTCAACGAAAAAATGGGCAATTTTGTTGAAACAAACCGGAGACATATCGCAGAAGCATCATCCATCGAGCAAAAATTGTATGTACTCGTACATGCGCACTTTAGCCAATTATCTTTGGATCACGATTTCGCTAAGGTGACGCAGATCGAGCTGCGCCAGTCCAATCCACATATCAGCGAAGGTATCGGCAATGTTATGAAGCAGTACTTTGATCTGATCGACGAAGTGATCCGGGAAGGGATCGACAAAGGAATATTCCATCCCGACATCGACGTGCGGGTGGCGCGGAAAATGATTTTTGGTACGCTGGATGAAGTGACGACGTCTTGGGTGATGAAACAGTGCAAGTACGACCTGGTCTATCATACGGAATCCGTTCATAACCTCTTCCTGTACGGCATGAAGGGAAAATGA
- a CDS encoding enoyl-CoA hydratase → MDSRWNVQIADRVAVATITNPPANALSKPVLAQLGELLDQWENDAEIKAIILTGEGRFFIAGADIKEFTELQSADAEAMAKSGQALFDRLENFPKPIIAAINGACLGGGLELAMACHIRFAAHEAKLGLPELNLGLIPGYGGTQRLPRLVGRGKATQLILTSDMIGAEEALRIGLVEAVYPAEQLLDEAKKLATSIATKSAVTLKLALAAIQGAVELSQSEGLAKEAKLFGEAFTSEDVKEGVGAFLEKRKPNFADR, encoded by the coding sequence ATGGATTCGCGTTGGAATGTGCAGATCGCCGATCGTGTAGCCGTGGCCACCATCACCAACCCGCCAGCCAATGCACTGAGCAAACCTGTGCTCGCGCAATTGGGTGAGCTGTTGGATCAATGGGAAAACGACGCCGAGATAAAAGCGATCATCTTGACCGGAGAAGGACGCTTTTTCATTGCAGGCGCAGATATCAAGGAATTTACCGAGCTGCAGTCGGCGGATGCCGAAGCAATGGCGAAAAGTGGCCAAGCGCTGTTCGACCGTCTGGAGAATTTTCCAAAGCCCATCATCGCAGCGATTAACGGCGCGTGCTTGGGAGGCGGCTTGGAGCTGGCGATGGCGTGCCACATTCGATTCGCTGCCCATGAAGCCAAGTTGGGGTTGCCCGAGTTGAACTTAGGACTGATTCCGGGCTATGGTGGAACACAGCGCTTGCCTCGTTTAGTTGGTCGTGGAAAAGCGACGCAGCTGATCCTCACATCGGACATGATCGGTGCCGAGGAAGCTTTGCGAATCGGTCTTGTGGAAGCGGTTTATCCGGCAGAGCAGCTGTTGGATGAAGCCAAGAAGCTGGCCACCTCGATCGCGACAAAGAGCGCAGTTACACTGAAGCTGGCGCTAGCTGCCATCCAAGGAGCAGTAGAGCTTTCGCAGTCTGAAGGACTTGCAAAGGAAGCAAAACTGTTCGGCGAAGCATTTACCTCAGAAGATGTAAAAGAAGGCGTAGGTGCCTTTTTGGAAAAACGCAAGCCAAATTTCGCTGACCGCTAA
- a CDS encoding electron transfer flavoprotein subunit beta/FixA family protein, with the protein MNILVVLKQTFDTEEKIVIQNGKISEDGVEFIINPYDEYAVEEAIKLKEEHGGEVTVISIGPDRAETALRTALAMGADKAVLVDDEELFGDEFTTAKVLAAVAKKVGFDIIIGGQMAVDSGAGQGGPRLAEELGINHVSTVVKLELNGTAVRVERDVEGDLEVVETSLPVLITAQQGLNEPRYPSLPGIMKAKKKPLDRLSADDLGLSIEDVKAKTEIVDQSLPPKKQAGRILSGDLAAQASELVQLLRNEAKVI; encoded by the coding sequence ATGAATATCTTGGTTGTGTTGAAGCAAACGTTTGACACGGAAGAAAAAATCGTCATCCAAAACGGAAAAATTTCCGAAGATGGTGTAGAGTTTATTATCAATCCGTACGATGAGTACGCGGTGGAAGAAGCGATCAAACTGAAAGAAGAGCATGGCGGCGAAGTAACCGTCATCAGCATTGGTCCTGACCGTGCTGAAACAGCCCTTCGCACTGCTTTGGCAATGGGCGCTGACAAAGCTGTTCTGGTGGATGATGAGGAATTGTTTGGTGACGAATTCACGACTGCCAAAGTTCTGGCAGCAGTCGCGAAAAAAGTCGGCTTTGACATCATCATCGGCGGTCAAATGGCAGTCGATTCTGGCGCTGGCCAAGGTGGTCCTCGTCTCGCAGAAGAGCTGGGCATCAACCACGTTTCTACCGTTGTGAAGCTGGAGCTGAACGGCACAGCAGTTCGCGTAGAACGCGATGTAGAGGGTGACCTCGAAGTCGTAGAAACGAGCCTGCCTGTATTGATCACAGCACAACAAGGTCTGAATGAACCGCGTTATCCTTCCCTACCTGGGATTATGAAAGCGAAGAAAAAGCCTTTGGATCGTCTCTCTGCAGATGATTTGGGTCTCTCTATAGAAGATGTAAAAGCAAAAACCGAAATCGTCGATCAATCGCTGCCGCCGAAAAAACAGGCGGGCCGTATTCTCTCCGGTGATCTGGCGGCTCAAGCGTCTGAACTGGTGCAATTGTTGCGCAACGAAGCGAAAGTGATCTAA